From the Luteolibacter arcticus genome, one window contains:
- a CDS encoding phosphodiester glycosidase family protein, producing the protein MTRWLIALSSFVLPVVAGPEKKVVDGVTYHILHAKTAEVRVIWKDDKGRQIETFPQANAYLTGIGETPDTIMNGGIYEPGGIPSGLLIQNTRELHAVNRRDGKGNFFLKPNGIFLIGDTGAAVIDTTEYPPAGVKVTHAVQSGPLLLRRGKVHPEFRAGSANRLHRNGIGVTRDGTVVLAMTDFRSPKYPNLHEFATLFASLGCEDALFLDGDISQMRSGEALAKESGPFGSFIAVLKETEKPAK; encoded by the coding sequence ATGACCCGCTGGCTCATCGCTCTCTCCTCCTTCGTTCTCCCGGTGGTCGCCGGCCCTGAAAAGAAGGTCGTCGATGGCGTCACCTACCACATCCTGCACGCCAAAACCGCCGAGGTCCGCGTGATCTGGAAGGACGACAAGGGACGCCAGATCGAAACCTTCCCTCAGGCAAACGCCTACCTCACCGGCATCGGCGAAACGCCCGACACGATCATGAACGGCGGCATCTACGAGCCCGGCGGCATTCCAAGCGGCCTGCTCATCCAGAACACCCGCGAACTCCACGCGGTCAATCGCCGAGACGGCAAGGGCAACTTCTTCCTCAAGCCCAACGGCATCTTCCTCATCGGAGACACGGGCGCCGCGGTGATCGACACCACCGAATACCCTCCGGCCGGGGTAAAGGTGACCCACGCCGTCCAGTCCGGCCCGCTGCTGCTGCGACGCGGCAAGGTGCATCCGGAATTCCGCGCCGGTTCCGCCAACCGGCTCCACCGCAATGGCATCGGCGTGACCCGCGACGGCACGGTGGTCCTCGCCATGACCGATTTCCGCTCGCCGAAGTATCCGAATCTCCATGAATTCGCGACGCTCTTCGCCAGCCTCGGCTGCGAAGATGCCCTGTTCCTCGATGGCGACATCAGCCAGATGCGATCCGGCGAAGCCCTCGCGAAGGAAAGCGGCCCCTTCGGCTCATTCATCGCAGTGTTGAAAGAGACGGAGAAGCCTGCGAAATGA
- a CDS encoding DUF1963 domain-containing protein: MPRALFPAGTGDIPAHRDALVQSHLDLFPAGPRKIAYLFVTDSEELLAATSEPYGGENAVILQTSGTTDAPFLSVATGPTLQPRAGAEQMEKLQEVEFGIAAWEGEDPAFLTDSEILELPDEDQESYLSQSGGHKIGGIPGFVQAEQFPDDLRTWHLLLQFDTTEVPFHIDFGDNGVGYLFIDSNATEGRFLWQCT; this comes from the coding sequence ATGCCTCGAGCGCTCTTTCCCGCAGGTACCGGAGACATACCGGCCCACCGGGATGCGCTGGTCCAATCGCATCTCGACCTCTTCCCTGCCGGGCCGAGGAAGATCGCCTACCTCTTCGTCACGGATAGTGAAGAGCTGCTAGCCGCGACGTCGGAACCTTACGGCGGCGAAAATGCGGTGATTCTTCAGACCAGCGGAACGACAGACGCTCCCTTCTTGAGCGTCGCGACCGGTCCTACTCTCCAACCCCGCGCGGGTGCGGAGCAGATGGAAAAGCTTCAGGAGGTTGAATTCGGCATCGCTGCATGGGAAGGCGAGGATCCTGCGTTCCTGACCGACAGCGAGATTCTCGAGCTCCCCGACGAGGACCAAGAGTCCTATCTAAGCCAAAGCGGTGGCCACAAGATCGGGGGAATACCGGGCTTCGTGCAGGCCGAACAGTTCCCGGATGACCTGCGAACATGGCATCTCCTCCTCCAATTCGACACTACCGAGGTGCCGTTCCACATCGACTTCGGCGACAATGGCGTGGGCTATCTTTTCATCGATTCCAACGCGACCGAAGGCCGTTTCCTCTGGCAATGCACCTGA
- a CDS encoding GFA family protein: MTLPFSGGCACGAIRYESTAEPVMMLHCHCRDCQRASGGPFSAFVIVPTEAFKLLQGTPRFHASPSEAGGMTRRGFCSDCGSPVAVKPDAVPQFVAIRTASLDDPSWFTPQADVWTCDALPWDTMDPALPKFEKYPAG, encoded by the coding sequence ATGACCCTACCCTTCTCCGGCGGATGCGCTTGCGGCGCGATTCGCTACGAATCCACCGCCGAACCGGTGATGATGCTCCACTGTCACTGCCGGGACTGCCAGCGGGCCAGCGGCGGCCCGTTCTCGGCGTTCGTCATCGTGCCGACGGAAGCCTTCAAGCTCTTGCAAGGCACGCCCCGCTTCCATGCCTCGCCCAGCGAGGCGGGCGGCATGACCCGCCGGGGCTTTTGCTCGGACTGCGGATCGCCGGTCGCGGTCAAGCCGGACGCGGTCCCGCAATTCGTCGCAATCCGGACCGCGAGCCTCGACGATCCGAGCTGGTTCACGCCGCAGGCCGATGTCTGGACCTGCGATGCCCTTCCTTGGGATACCATGGATCCCGCGTTGCCTAAGTTTGAAAAGTACCCGGCCGGGTAA